A stretch of Deinococcus misasensis DSM 22328 DNA encodes these proteins:
- a CDS encoding polysaccharide biosynthesis protein, which produces MMRSVHVKFLVDLLIWSAAVPIAFWLRLGSFNIDDQYYRAMLYLTGIGVVYKTFLILYFRMNLQVWQRFSLGDLATLLKAVLTSFVISTAISFYLPSVPRSVPLIALLVSLASLTGIRFLVRTSYENARRVVSIGTGTSRRVLVIGAGDAGSMFVREMLRHPEQGMVPVAFLDDDMSLRGKRIHGVPVAGDLDHLSNAARKYQADMVLLAIPSAAGEVIRKVVNASKAANLTYKVVPALYELVGDQIQISQIRDVNLEDLLRRPPADLDIARISDYLKQKVILVTGAGGSIGSEVVRQIVRFYPRKVILFGRGENSIFTLQQELLRNWPEIEFITLIGDVRDHERLRFVFQQYMPQVVFHAAAHKHVPLMEESPCQAVLNNIFGTKNVATLCLEFRVERFVNISTDKAVNPTSVMGTTKRIAEMVVATYAQKVRPGQAFMSVRFGNVLGSRGSVVPTFMRQIKEGGPITVTHPDMTRYFMTIPEASRLVLQAGGLAGNGNVYVLDMGQPVKIADLARDLIQLSGAKDIDIEFTGMRPGEKLYEELLTSSEGVSKTSHEEIFVASLETPNENWLLDRLEPLYRSAQRSDHRSVRAGLRELVPESTIKLLT; this is translated from the coding sequence ATGATGCGCAGTGTTCATGTGAAGTTTCTGGTGGATTTGCTGATCTGGAGTGCAGCAGTTCCCATCGCATTCTGGTTGAGGTTGGGTTCTTTCAACATTGATGACCAGTACTACAGGGCCATGTTGTACCTGACTGGCATTGGTGTGGTCTACAAAACATTCCTGATTTTGTATTTTCGGATGAATCTTCAGGTGTGGCAAAGGTTCAGCCTGGGAGACCTGGCTACCCTCCTCAAAGCCGTGCTGACTTCTTTCGTGATCAGCACAGCCATCAGCTTTTACCTTCCTTCAGTGCCGCGCAGTGTCCCCCTGATTGCATTGCTGGTTTCTCTGGCCAGTTTGACTGGAATCCGTTTTCTGGTGCGCACAAGCTATGAAAATGCCCGCAGGGTGGTGTCCATTGGAACGGGGACCTCCAGACGTGTTCTGGTGATCGGTGCAGGGGATGCCGGTTCCATGTTCGTCAGGGAGATGTTGCGACATCCTGAGCAAGGCATGGTTCCTGTGGCTTTCCTGGACGATGACATGTCCCTCAGGGGAAAACGCATTCATGGGGTTCCTGTTGCAGGTGACTTGGACCACCTTTCCAACGCAGCACGCAAGTACCAAGCGGACATGGTTCTGCTGGCGATTCCCTCTGCAGCAGGTGAAGTGATTCGGAAAGTGGTCAACGCTTCCAAAGCTGCAAATTTGACCTACAAAGTGGTTCCTGCACTCTATGAATTGGTCGGAGACCAGATCCAGATTTCCCAGATCCGTGATGTGAATCTGGAAGACCTGTTGCGGCGTCCTCCCGCCGATCTGGACATTGCAAGGATTTCAGATTACCTGAAGCAGAAAGTGATTCTGGTGACGGGTGCTGGAGGATCCATTGGCTCTGAAGTGGTCCGTCAAATTGTCAGGTTTTATCCACGAAAAGTGATTCTGTTTGGTCGTGGCGAGAACAGCATTTTCACACTGCAACAGGAATTGTTGCGCAACTGGCCTGAAATAGAATTCATCACCCTCATTGGAGATGTCAGGGACCATGAACGGCTGCGTTTTGTGTTCCAGCAGTACATGCCCCAGGTGGTTTTCCATGCAGCAGCACACAAGCATGTGCCTCTGATGGAAGAGTCCCCCTGTCAGGCTGTCCTGAACAACATTTTTGGCACCAAAAACGTTGCCACATTGTGCCTGGAGTTCCGGGTGGAACGGTTTGTCAACATTTCGACGGACAAGGCTGTGAATCCCACCTCAGTGATGGGGACCACCAAACGCATTGCTGAGATGGTGGTGGCCACATATGCACAGAAAGTACGTCCTGGTCAGGCCTTCATGTCTGTGAGATTCGGGAATGTATTGGGTTCCCGGGGCAGTGTGGTTCCCACGTTCATGCGGCAAATCAAAGAAGGTGGTCCCATCACAGTCACCCACCCGGACATGACCCGTTACTTCATGACCATTCCAGAGGCGTCACGCCTTGTGCTGCAGGCAGGCGGTCTGGCAGGAAACGGCAATGTGTATGTGTTGGACATGGGACAACCGGTCAAAATTGCCGATCTGGCCCGGGATTTGATTCAACTTTCCGGAGCAAAAGACATCGACATTGAGTTCACAGGCATGCGCCCCGGAGAAAAGCTTTATGAAGAGTTGTTGACCTCCAGCGAAGGGGTCAGCAAAACCAGCCACGAAGAAATCTTCGTGGCCAGCCTGGAAACCCCCAACGAGAATTGGCTGCTGGATCGTCTGGAACCCCTTTACCGCAGCGCCCAGAGAAGCGATCACCGCTCTGTGAGGGCCGGTTTGCGGGAGTTGGTGCCTGAGTCAACCATCAAGTTGTTGACCTGA
- a CDS encoding O-antigen ligase family protein, whose translation MALAGGGGTDWGFMVIGVAGSLASFFTLLWAVFEPKARASKTFSGLVGLLLLWIWVSVGQAVYLKEAWLWAGIWTATLGLGWSIHLLAREKTLSYFHGVFFVSSVLVLTISWFEWQAIPLPFENILIPNPKSTAITGPYFNAAHFGGYLVFNNAFLMGTLLLRKFDALSLLSIPLLVYSNWVLMQTDSSSIPVALLMLPLMILLWVISKNWKWGVFLSGITVLASILGVLFFNTPQGQAIFQANKQTIGLSNSWPKFIEGREAVWSYGERMWADAPWTGLGIGQFSILSASYRNDPRETQASVDRQFVNYAHSDYLQMLSEVGIIGLALFLLLNASVILLGLIKRKPAALIAAGSAVGYLITGIYDSHITFIPATMLIFYAFMGLAYAENRQVNNLMVDSGTNSRKPALTER comes from the coding sequence GTGGCCCTTGCTGGAGGAGGAGGAACCGACTGGGGTTTCATGGTGATTGGAGTGGCAGGCAGCCTGGCTTCATTTTTCACACTGCTGTGGGCTGTTTTCGAACCCAAAGCCAGAGCTTCAAAAACCTTCAGCGGTCTTGTGGGATTGCTGCTGCTCTGGATCTGGGTGAGTGTGGGACAAGCGGTTTATCTCAAAGAGGCCTGGCTGTGGGCGGGCATCTGGACCGCCACTCTGGGCCTGGGATGGAGCATTCACCTTCTTGCCCGTGAAAAAACGCTGTCATACTTTCATGGGGTTTTCTTTGTGTCTTCTGTGCTGGTTTTGACCATCAGCTGGTTTGAGTGGCAAGCCATCCCCCTCCCCTTTGAGAACATCTTGATTCCCAATCCCAAAAGCACAGCCATCACAGGTCCCTATTTCAATGCTGCACACTTTGGTGGCTATCTGGTGTTCAACAATGCCTTCCTGATGGGCACCCTTTTGCTGCGAAAATTTGATGCCCTCAGCCTGTTGTCCATCCCTCTGCTGGTCTATTCCAACTGGGTCTTGATGCAAACCGATTCAAGCAGCATTCCTGTGGCCCTTCTGATGCTTCCCTTGATGATCCTGCTGTGGGTGATCAGCAAAAACTGGAAATGGGGTGTTTTCCTGTCTGGAATCACTGTGCTTGCCAGCATTCTGGGTGTTTTGTTTTTCAATACACCCCAGGGCCAGGCGATTTTCCAGGCCAACAAACAAACCATTGGCCTTTCCAACAGTTGGCCCAAGTTCATCGAAGGCAGAGAGGCTGTCTGGTCTTACGGAGAACGCATGTGGGCAGACGCCCCATGGACGGGTCTTGGGATTGGACAATTCAGCATTCTCTCTGCTTCTTACCGCAATGACCCACGGGAAACCCAGGCTTCTGTTGACCGGCAATTTGTCAATTATGCCCACAGCGATTACCTGCAAATGTTGAGTGAAGTGGGCATCATCGGACTGGCCCTTTTTCTGCTCTTGAATGCATCCGTGATCTTGCTGGGTTTGATCAAGAGAAAACCTGCAGCATTGATTGCTGCAGGTTCGGCTGTAGGGTATCTGATCACTGGAATCTATGATTCACACATCACTTTTATTCCTGCAACCATGTTGATTTTTTATGCTTTCATGGGCCTGGCCTACGCCGAAAACCGTCAGGTCAACAACTTGATGGTTGACTCAGGCACCAACTCCCGCAAACCGGCCCTCACAGAGCGGTGA